The Macadamia integrifolia cultivar HAES 741 unplaced genomic scaffold, SCU_Mint_v3 scaffold624, whole genome shotgun sequence DNA window AAGATTGCAATCCAACTTTTTTGCGCTAGGCCAGTAGGCCTTACATTCCCATGGCTTGGGTGAGAAAGATGATTACTTATTGCCAAATAGTGAATGTAATCACAATTAACAGAACTTTCCTTTTAAACTGATTTCCCTTCCGTTTATTTGCAACCGGACAGAGCCTCAAGATATCCAATTTTTCACAAGTTACTGGCTCTTCAATTGTCTGAACATATTAACTGTGTGAATGTGTTGTAGCTCGAGATTCAAGCACNNNNNNNNNNNNNNNNNNNNAAATTTTATTGTACTCAATTTTAATAGATTTCGCCTCcctgttctttcttttctttaacaGATTGGTGGTGGGTCATTCGGAAATTCTAAATGGAAGCCAAATTCTTTCGCTTTCTCAAgattgtgggagtggggttcaAAGCAAGGGCGGAATCAGAGGGTCGTCTCTTGTATCTGAAATTAGGTTACAGCCATGAGGTTGAATTGACTGTTCCACCAGCTGTCCGTGTATTCTGCTTTAAGCCAAACGTTATTTGCTGCACTGGAATAGACAAGGCAAGAGTACACCAATTTGCTGCTGCTGTACGCAGTTGTAAGCCACCTGAAGTTTACAAGGGCAAGGGTATAATGTATATTGATGAAGTTataaagaagaagcaaggaaagAAGTCTAAATGATTACAGGTAGTGTGTTTGTTGGTTGGAATGGAAATCACTTTGCAGAAGGAGGGCTTGATTTCTGTAGCTTGGACTGGTTCCTGCAATCAGCTTTGACAATTTTGAAATATTGGGCAATTTCTGTAAGAAAAATGGAGCCGATAAATTGTTTTGGATGACTATTTTGACTGGTTCTTATGTCTGGTTTCAACTAATCTTTGGTATGATAAGAATAGTTAATCTATGAAATCATGTCCTCTGTTAGTAGCTCATGATCCTCTTGCCAGTAAGAGATGTGGAAACTTTTAGAGCCATAAAACTGTTGTACTGATTTCTTTAGCCTCAGTGTGAAGAAATTGctgtttgttttctctagttATTGTTCGATATAGCTCGGCGACTTCTCCACTCACActctgatatcctgttcctatTCTTACATGCAATACAGAGCTTCTACTTCATTGACCTCTCTCTTGTAAGATCTGATTTGACACTTTTACTGGCATCTGTGTGACGACTCAAAaaatggcccagatctggtgTGCCTCAAAGGTTGGGCAAAAAACGGGAGAGGCGTTGAGAGGGGCATCTCTACTCCCACTCCCACATCGATTAGGGGGAAGAGGCTGGGTCAGTTGACAACCTCAAGCACCCCTTCTATGagttttaaagtcttgaggctCATGGGTCAAAGTAGACAATATTTGGCTTGGTAAAGATAGGGTGTTATAATCTCTACCATTGTTGTGGTAGAAGATTGCTCACGGGGATAAATAAGGTTAGAAGTtaggataaaaatcctctgcaattcccaTCTCATACAATTCTGTACAATACCCCCTGCAAAGgtcgacacgtggacaacttgaAATAGATGGTTCAGATGCTTTGTTGATTGAAGCTCCACCAAAACCGGTTAGAAGCAAATGAACCGATCTATCCAATGAATCAAACCGGACCAGTTCAACTCTCCCGTTGGAAGCCACTCGCACgacactctctctcttacccCTCTCTCTGACTCTCTGTTACATCTCTGAACCTTAACAAGCTTGCTCTCACGAAGGAGAAGCTTTGCTACCCTAACTCGCTCACTTTGAACCATCACTTGAGCTTGCTTCCCCCTTTCTAAAACAGAGCGAATCAGCCTCACTCACTCTCCTCTCTTCCTAACTACTCCCAAACCCACCTCCCCTTCTATTAATGGCCACAAATCCTCCATTGATGATTTGGTTTCAATGAGGTGATGAGGGGTTGCTACCTTCTGCTGGTCGCATGTCGCATCTGTTTCTGCAATCACATCTCTACTTTTCTCGACCGGCCAGGCAGCGTTGTGGCCTGTGAGGCCATCGGTGGCTATGGATGGtagcctttttatttttttcttctagccCCAACCCAAGTAGCCAAGTTCCACTTTGGCGGCAAGTGGAGGAGGGCTTTCTTGGGGAACGATGGCTATTTATATATCACTTTATCGGAACTGATAATCGCCACTTCTCTCTGAGTCTTATGGGGTGAGGGGTGAGGGGTGAGGGGTGAGGGGTGAGGGGTGAGGGCGCTTGATTTCTCTCCAATAGGGCAACTTTGGATCCTTTGGCATTTTTCACTTCATCGATTTGGAGGTGTGCTTCAGTTATTGTATGTCAAGTGAAGGCGAGTCAGATTCAGcttttttctctcatctcttgtttcttcttctgctttccCCCTTTTGCCTTTTTCTACTCTATTGTGTGTAACTCTGAAATAATCCAGCTTTTTCCGGAACTTCATGAGAGATAATTAAACATTCTAATTACCTAAAAATTGGAGATTAATAATGTTTTTTAGCCATTCTGAGATGGGTTCGTTGTGAATTGTTATTATCTACCATCTACTACATTTAACCATTTATGACTTCTGAAGTGAGTAAACATTCTTCAAGTAGAGGAAATGAAGAACCCAAAagcaatttcttctcttctctgtcaATCTTGTTATTGATATTGGGGTACTAGTTCAAATTGAGAGTATCAGCGACATCTTCatgagcagagagagagagagagagaaatcgacTTAGGGTAACAGGATAACAGACCTTCTCGTTGGTGAGAGTGAGCTTGTTAGGgttgagaggtgtgagagatagagagaggggtgagagagaATGTCGTGGGAGTGGCTTCCAGCGAGAGTTTAATCTATTAATCACAAAGTTGAACCTGTCCGGTTTGCTTCATTGGATGCATCGGTTCACTTACTTTTAACTAGTTTTGGTGAGCTTCAACTAACAAAGCATCTGAGTTGTCTATTtcaagttgtccacgtgtcgacCTCTACAGGGGGTATTGTATAGAATTGTATGAGATGGGAATTGTAAAGGATTTTTATCTCAGAAGTTAGGGATGGCACCGGCTGATTCAAACTTACTCATGTGGTATCGATAATCAGATTTTATTTGTAGTGTAAATTTATTTATGGGGGAGGGATCTACATGGTGGCCCACAACATTTCACATTAAGGAtaaaaatcatctgcaattcccATCTCGTGCAATTCCATGTTATTCTATGTGCAGAACTCGACACGTGTCCAACTTTTAGTGAACGGTTCAGATGAGTTCTTGGTTGATTTTTCaccaaaacatggtttgaagtaAACTGAATCGATCCGTTTGAAGGTTCAAACCAAACCGGTGAGTGATTGGACTTGAAAGCTGTTGATAGGGAGACTGTTCTGCAGGTGAGGAAGTGTCTTTTGCTTTCTTAAATATACTCCTTAACAAATggaattagcaaaaaaaaaaaaaatttgtaatttcTCCTGCAATTATTGCTGAGACGATTGTTTTCTTTGCTGATTTTGAAGTTCTAcctcttgaaagttgaaacttgaaatttgaaatattttataattaatttttcattGTTTATGCAATGAAAAATGACCATATTATCCTCACTGTATGAAACCTTCCACATCACAAGATTCATGCCATATCCCTTTTTGAATCCCCTTAAAACCTTAACTTGACTTTAATTACTTTCATAATGTCCTTTTGTCATGGCTATCAGAGATACCCACAATTGACATCTTAATGATAATCAAAATTGGATTCACAAAGGCTATGAATTCATAATCTGAAAACCTTCAGAGCTCTTTCTTTCACTGCTAAATTTACTGACAGACAAgaagagaaatacaaaataaattaCTATTTGGGTTCTTTTAAGAGAGAAGATCTGTATACTCCATTTTAAGAATGTAAATTACTTGTCcttctgtttcaagaaaaaCATCTGTTGACCATGGATGGTGATACTATGTATATAGGAAAGTATTGTCAGTAAGGCAGTCGCCGGAGCAATCATAGGTGCTGCGATTGGTGGATGGATGAACGACCGATTTGGCCGGGGAATCTCACTCCTGGTTGcagattttctcttctttcttggaGCTGTTATCATGGCCTCTGCTCCCAACCCAGGTCTACTGATCGTTGGTCTCTGTGTTGGTATGGCGTCTATGACTGCTCCATTATTCATCTCAGAAGCTTCTCCTCCGAAAGTCCGAGGTGCCCTGGTCAGCACCAATGCTTTCCTTATGACTGGAGGCCAGTTTCTATCTTACCTGATCAACTTAGCATTCACCAAGGTAATTGAGGAACAATATCATATCCTAGTAGTTATGATTTGAATTTAATTTGTCAAAGATGTCTTTACTAACCCTTAAGGTTTGGTATTTCAGGCTCCAGGGACATGGAGGTGGATGCTTGGAGTAGCTGGATTACCAGCTTTAATTCAATTTACATTGATGTGGATTCACCCAGAGTCACCAAGATGGCTATACAGAAAGGTGCATACTTACTCTCAGTCATCTCATGTTCTATGAATGTGACttttttcaaacaatttttGATACTTCCATAATGATCACCATGAGTATCCTCTGGGTTCCCCTTATCTCCAAACAACCACAATTGAATAACAAAACCAGTTTTGCTTCTTGTGTTTTCTACATTATACaggggagggaagaagaagccAAAGCCATGCTAAGAAAAATATTCCCTGCCcatgaggttgaagaagagatACAAGCTCTGAAAGAATCGGTTGATGCAGAGGTCTAGGAAGAAGGATCATCGGAGAAGATTAATTTCACcaagatacttaaaaccaaaaCAGTCAGGAGAGCACTTATAGCAGGTGTAGGACTACAGATCTTTCAACAATTTGTGGGCATTAACACAGTAATGTATTATAGCCCTACAATTGTTCAGTTGGCTGGTTTTGCGTCGAACCAAACAGCTCTCCTACTATCCCTTATCACAGCAGGTCTCAATGCCGCAGGCTCCATTGTGAGCATATACTTTGTAGACAGGACAGGCAGGAAGAAACTTCTGATTATCAGTCTAATTGGTGTTATGATCTCACTAGCACTTCTATGTGCTACGTTCCATGAGACCACTGCGCAATCACCAGCAGTTAGCAAGCAGGATACAGCCCAATTCTCTGGTATGACCTGCCCAGATTACCAGTCCACATCTTTTGCTTCGGACTGTATGCAGTGCTTGAAGGCCTCCTCCAGCTTGTGGTTTCTGTGCATCTGCAACCAACAAGGTAAGCTAGGCATCGGCTtttaaacaagaaattaatgGATTCTTCAACTTCTAAGCTTTTTCTTTAGTTCTAATATTTCTGTTAATTACTTTTGCAGTTATATCCTGGGGCATGTTTGATCTCAAATACAACAGTGAAGAATACGTGTCAAGGGGAACATATGCTATGGTACACAAGAGGTTGTCCTAGCAGATATGGGTGGGTGGCTTTAATTGGCTTAGCCCTTTACATCATATTCTTTTCCCCTGGGATGGGTTCTGTTCCATGGATTGTGAACTCTGAGATATACTCTTTGAGGTTCAGAGGTGTCTGTGGAGGTATAGCTGCCACTGCTAACTGGATCTCAAATCTGATTGTGGCTCAGTCCTTCCTCTCCTTAACACAGGAATTGGGACTGCATGGACTTTCCTCATTTTTGGGGTAATCTCTGTAGTTGGCTTGCTCTTTGTGTTGGTTTATTTACCAGAGACCAAGGGACTTCCAATTGAGGAAGTTAAGAAGCTGCTTGACCGAAGAGCTTTTCACATTATGTTCTGGAGAAAGGAATCAGATGATTTGGAGAAATAAGAAAGTGAATCAAGAGTGATATAGTAAGATAATTTGTATACCAAGGCCGAAACTAATTCATATTTTGAGATCAGatgtatacattttttttttttaactacatATTGGGCAATGTCTctaccccaccccccaccatcccccccaaaaaaaaaaaaaaccatatttcGTTACCAAAGGTTTATTAGTATTACTAGTATTTTTCCCATAGGCTCCATTTGATTCCATGTAAAAAGgcggaaaaggaaaaaatcaagtgaaatggGATTATCCCCTGTTTGTTTAAACATGAAGCCTTTTCAGCCCCCATTCACTTGAATGTATTTTGTTGTTTCTtctttaaaaaataacactCGTGTCTAGGTGTAAGCAATGACTCATGTTTGGAGAACCTTACATATGGAATAATGCTTactgaaattcctttttttttttgtaagtttGAAAACTCCACTTCCTTGCCCTTTTATACCTCTTACATCCAAGCTGAGCCGtaaaatatcatattttttatggttttagaTCAGCACTTGGCCTAAAAATCGAAATGAAAGCAAGTCAAGTTACTTTGAAAGATAGCAACTTTTAAATTGAAAAAACTTTTCGAATCTTGTAATGGAGTTTTACTTGTCAAACAAATCCATCTaatctgaaaagaaaaaaaaaaaataagatcttTATTCAAAAAGCTTATTTACCAACGAAGTTTTACATTACTTTTCATCCAATTTACTCAGatctaaaaagaaagaaaaaaaaatatttaacttctttttttctaatcaGAAAATGAGAATTTTCATCGGATATGCCAAATTTTCAGTAAGGTAAAATGTTACCCACTGGTCCTACTCAATATAGAAACACCACCATGATTCCAAAGGGTAATAAAAAGCAATCCCTAGTCAGGCTTTCTATGTATTGCACCAGTGCATAGGTATGGTAAAGCAGGCAGCGGCATCAAGCACACAGGATTAAGATGATCTTTTGACAATCCAAACGTCTTGGCATAGAGAGCACAACCAGGGaccattctttttcctttttttaataatatcatTTCACTTCCTGCAGCCTATGCAAAGTTTACCCTTCAAAAACATTGGTTAAATCCAAGCCATCACACGCACCTGTGAATCCTATTTTTGTAGCCTCTTTTCAGATCGCATTAAATGGCCAGTGTATGTTATTTACCTTGCTATTTGGCCTCAAGGCTGTGTTCAGTTGTCAAGGAAACTTGAGAGGCTGTGAAAATGTTTTCAAGTGTGGGACTGTAGGGAAGAGAAGTGGATGGACTGTTAGTGTAAAACCATATTTCCCAATTCCCATAGCCTCTTATTTAAAATAGCCTTGACTGGTCATGTAAAGTTTTCTTTCCATTTGACCTTGAAGAgaattggaaaaagaaaatgaatagaaGCCAATTAAACAACCTGTCATTGCATGTTTTGATACAAGCATAAcacagagaaaaagaaagaggaggggggaggggggcatTTACTCCAAACAAAAATTTGTGTGCTTGAGGCAGCTTAAAGACTCGAATCAAACATGGTCATACTGTTTTTTGGCAATACAACATTATGCCCCTAATACCCAATTCACACTCTTCCCAGATGCAGGGAAAAATTTAACAatcaaaaaaccaaaagaaagaaaatgatacCTCAGGAAGAAAATGATACCTCATGCAATATGCTCTGCTAGAGTGAGAATTTTAACATGCTTTTTCTTCCTCAATTCATGTGGGACAGGTCCAAATACACGAGTTCCAATTGGCTCTCCTTGCTTGTTGACAAGGACTACTGCATTGTCATCGAACTTGATCTCACTCCCATCACAACGGCCCCTCTGCATAGCAGCACGCACAACCACACCATATACAACATCTCCTTTCTTCACTTTGCCCCGAGGCTGGGCTTCCTTTACTGATGCTATTATAGTGTCTCCCAACCTTGCCCCTTTCTTCCCCTTCAGAGCTTGTATGCACATCACCCGCTTCGCCCCTGAGTTATCCACAACTTTCAGATTGGTCCTCATCTGTATGAATGTTCTATGCTGCTGCAAAAATGCAAGAACACTTCAAGTCTGGTCACTAGTAACTGGACATATCTCAGGAATGAGAAATGTTACAGATAAAATCCAAATTAACTACTACTTCGAAACATGCCAAAGCAATTTGGATAGGAATACACAAAGTGGATGACTACAATTACTTCATCAAAAAGAAATTAGGCTGCAGTAGAGTTCCCTTCttttcaaaaactgaaatatCATAAATTTTGTCATATTTCGAACTTCTACAGATTATAGCTAATAACCTCACTGTTACACTCACACACAACAAACTAGACACATGCAATCCAGATGACTCGACTCGTTAAAAACATACCAACTCAGACAAGCTACAAAATGAATCATCCGTGCTGACTGGCATCAACACTTAATCCAGACGGTGGATTGTCTGACCAGAAATACTGCATCTTATTATTCAAACCCCATCTTGCCATTGTTCAGCCTCCCTACTTGGATTCTGAGTTCACAAATTGTTAATAATTGAGAACATTGTAccaatgttttaaaaaattaaccAGGCTTTGAACAGCAGTTGATAGCTCAAATGGTCCAAGCAACCAGGCTAtgataaaaaatatcattattcaTGATAAGTTGTGAGAAATTTGTCTGAGAAGGCGTGGACATGTGCAACAGAGGCCTTTTGGATGCTCCGGAATGGAGCAGTGAGTAATTTCAAATTCAAGGAGAtaaaagagctagaggtaggcctaaaatgatcataggagaagtggtgatgaAAGAGATGTACAGCTTAGGATTGGAATCTTGTATGGCTTTGAATTGGGCTGATTGGTACCATAGCAGTAGTTGGCCCATTTTCTAGATAACATTTCCCAGGAATTGACAAGTCATTTTGAGAATGATTGTGGTAGGGTGAGGACAGGAAAAAGCTAGAGCTACAATTACCCATTGAAAAATCAGCCCAGGGGCTGGCTAGATGAATATCAAAGGGTGCATGAGTAAGCAGTCAATAATGCTTGTATTGCAATCACATAAGCAGAGGATATTACCATGCTGGGTCCAGACCTGACCTG harbors:
- the LOC122069476 gene encoding 60S ribosomal protein L6, mitochondrial-like, which translates into the protein MEAKFFRFLKIVGVGFKARAESEGRLLYLKLGYSHEVELTVPPAVRVFCFKPNVICCTGIDKARVHQFAAAVRSCKPPEVYKGKGIMYIDEVIKKKQGKKSK
- the LOC122069490 gene encoding 50S ribosomal protein HLP, mitochondrial-like isoform X2, which gives rise to MAGLISKCSSVGRSMLGGLGNNSQRFLGTSHEIMRMTCNQFLSQHRTFIQMRTNLKVVDNSGAKRVMCIQALKGKKGARLGDTIIASVKEAQPRGKVKKGDVVYGVVVRAAMQRGRCDGSEIKFDDNAVVLVNKQGEPIGTRVFGPVPHELRKKKHVKILTLAEHIA
- the LOC122069490 gene encoding 50S ribosomal protein HLP, mitochondrial-like isoform X1; the protein is MAGLISKCSSVGRSMLGGLGNNSQRFLGTSHEIMRMTCNQFLSQQHRTFIQMRTNLKVVDNSGAKRVMCIQALKGKKGARLGDTIIASVKEAQPRGKVKKGDVVYGVVVRAAMQRGRCDGSEIKFDDNAVVLVNKQGEPIGTRVFGPVPHELRKKKHVKILTLAEHIA